One Nitrospina watsonii DNA segment encodes these proteins:
- a CDS encoding ABC transporter ATP-binding protein: MMLEVKDLRTYFRVGTGQVAEAVDGVSFGLERGKTLALVGESGCGKSQTAFSIMRLIADNGYHPSGKIYLDGRDLTGLDEESMRRIRGNDIGMIFQEPMTSLNPLYRISNQLEEALRIHRQMQKGAARQRAIELLDQVGIPDPGQRIDDFPHQLSGGMKQRVMIAMALACEPKLLIADEPTTALDVTIQAQVLKLMADLQKKMDMAILLITHDMGVVNQMADDICIMYAGRIVEHGSREAVFRNRAHPYTRRLFDSIPKPGDAPYLLNTIPGMVPPATEYGEGSLFADRCQFVMDVCRRVDSPIYTVERGHTVRCHLYESQTGNAVEADAVRIPAPPKPKTPETLLSIKALKTWFPVRKGVFRTVSAHVKAVDHVDLDIQRGSTVALVGESGCGKTTLGESILRLNRDTRGSVRFKGQDLMALAKDQIKALRKYMQIIFQDPFGSLSPRMRIEDIVGEGLDVHFPHLTLQEKKDRIGKALQEVGLGPAAVDRYPHEFSGGQRQRISIARSLILEPEFLVLDEPTSALDVSVQAQVLNLLRELQSAHRLTYLFITHNLSVVEYMADVVAIMYLGRIVEYAPAKNLFARPLHPYTQTLLNAVPTLGERKPFEAVVGDVPSPLNPPQGCHFHPRCPIFRSEPEGSPLRKRCLEQYPDLEIKDREAYAACHAVG, translated from the coding sequence ATGATGCTCGAAGTCAAAGACCTGCGCACCTACTTCCGCGTCGGCACCGGCCAGGTGGCCGAGGCGGTCGATGGCGTCAGCTTCGGCCTCGAACGCGGCAAGACCCTCGCTTTGGTCGGCGAGTCGGGCTGCGGCAAAAGCCAGACCGCGTTTTCCATCATGCGCCTCATCGCCGACAACGGCTACCATCCCAGCGGTAAAATTTATCTCGATGGGCGCGATCTGACCGGCCTCGACGAAGAAAGCATGCGCCGCATCCGCGGCAACGACATCGGCATGATTTTTCAGGAACCGATGACCTCGCTCAATCCGCTGTACCGCATCAGCAATCAGTTGGAAGAAGCCCTGCGCATTCATCGCCAGATGCAAAAAGGCGCAGCGCGTCAACGCGCCATCGAACTGCTCGATCAGGTCGGCATTCCCGATCCCGGCCAGCGCATCGATGATTTTCCGCACCAGCTTTCAGGCGGCATGAAGCAGCGGGTGATGATCGCCATGGCGCTGGCCTGCGAACCGAAACTGCTCATCGCCGACGAACCGACGACGGCGCTCGATGTCACCATCCAGGCGCAGGTGCTGAAGCTGATGGCCGACCTGCAAAAGAAGATGGACATGGCCATTCTACTCATCACCCACGACATGGGCGTGGTCAACCAGATGGCGGACGACATCTGCATCATGTACGCCGGGCGCATTGTCGAGCACGGTTCGCGCGAAGCCGTGTTCCGCAACCGGGCGCACCCGTACACACGGCGGCTGTTCGACTCGATTCCCAAACCCGGCGACGCGCCGTATCTGTTGAACACCATCCCCGGCATGGTGCCCCCCGCCACCGAGTATGGAGAAGGCTCCCTGTTCGCCGACCGCTGCCAGTTTGTCATGGATGTGTGCCGCCGCGTGGACAGCCCCATTTATACGGTCGAGCGCGGCCACACGGTGCGTTGTCATCTATACGAATCCCAAACCGGCAATGCGGTGGAAGCGGACGCGGTGCGCATCCCGGCGCCGCCCAAACCCAAAACCCCGGAAACACTGCTGTCCATCAAGGCACTCAAAACCTGGTTCCCAGTGCGCAAGGGCGTGTTTCGCACCGTATCGGCGCATGTGAAAGCGGTCGATCATGTCGATCTCGATATCCAGCGCGGCTCGACGGTGGCGCTGGTTGGCGAATCGGGATGCGGCAAGACCACACTCGGCGAATCCATCCTGCGCCTGAACCGCGACACGCGGGGGTCGGTCCGCTTTAAAGGTCAGGACCTGATGGCTCTCGCCAAAGACCAGATCAAGGCCCTGCGCAAATACATGCAGATCATTTTTCAGGATCCGTTCGGATCGCTGTCGCCGCGCATGCGCATCGAAGACATCGTCGGCGAAGGTCTGGACGTGCATTTCCCTCATCTGACACTGCAGGAGAAGAAGGACCGAATCGGCAAGGCGCTGCAGGAAGTGGGACTGGGGCCGGCTGCAGTGGACCGGTACCCTCACGAGTTTTCCGGCGGGCAGCGGCAGCGCATCAGCATTGCGCGCAGTCTGATTCTCGAACCGGAGTTTCTGGTGCTGGACGAACCGACCAGCGCGCTCGATGTTTCCGTGCAGGCGCAGGTGTTGAATCTGCTCAGGGAGTTGCAATCGGCGCACCGGTTGACTTACCTGTTCATCACCCACAACCTGAGCGTCGTGGAATACATGGCGGATGTGGTGGCGATCATGTACCTCGGCCGCATCGTGGAGTACGCACCGGCCAAAAACCTGTTCGCCCGCCCGTTGCATCCTTACACGCAAACCTTACTGAACGCGGTGCCGACCCTGGGCGAGCGCAAACCGTTCGAGGCCGTGGTGGGCGATGTGCCCTCACCGCTCAATCCGCCGCAAGGCTGCCATTTCCATCCACGCTGTCCGATTTTCCGCAGCGAGCCGGAAGGGTCGCCGTTGCGCAAACGATGTCTGGAGCAATACCCGGATCTGGAAATCAAAGACAGGGAAGCCTATGCAGCCTGCCATGCTGTGGGGTAA
- a CDS encoding proline dehydrogenase family protein, protein MRILYPFAKRFIAGENLETALKNIYKLNDNGYLCTIDVLGEDTHNPGQAENARDEYIALLKAIETHHMPLDLSLKLSQMGLSIDPALCRKNVEAVIDAAGQHTVRFDMEGSNLTQAILDMCLELHQPHSNLGIVVQAYLHRTEKDVATMIDKQISVRLCKGAYKEPADIAFQDMQAIRENFLKLAHPLLKEGHLPAIATHDETLIRHILQFIEKEKIAPETFYFELLYGVRRDLQKHLLDQGYQVRIYVPYGSAWLPYTLRRLAERKENILFVIKSLVQETLGLGKLGK, encoded by the coding sequence ATGCGCATTCTCTATCCCTTTGCCAAGCGGTTCATCGCCGGAGAAAATCTCGAAACCGCTCTCAAAAATATTTATAAACTCAACGACAACGGTTACCTGTGCACCATCGACGTGCTGGGCGAAGACACCCACAACCCCGGCCAGGCCGAAAACGCGCGGGACGAATACATCGCGCTGCTGAAAGCCATCGAGACCCACCACATGCCGCTCGACCTGTCACTGAAGTTGAGCCAGATGGGCCTCAGCATCGACCCCGCCCTCTGCCGGAAAAACGTGGAGGCCGTCATCGATGCCGCCGGGCAGCACACGGTGCGCTTCGACATGGAAGGTTCCAATCTCACGCAGGCCATTCTCGACATGTGCCTGGAGCTGCACCAACCGCACAGCAACCTCGGCATCGTCGTGCAGGCCTACCTGCACCGCACCGAAAAAGATGTCGCCACCATGATCGACAAACAGATCTCGGTGCGCCTGTGCAAAGGCGCGTACAAGGAACCGGCGGACATCGCCTTTCAGGACATGCAGGCCATTCGCGAAAACTTTCTGAAACTGGCGCATCCGCTTTTGAAAGAAGGCCACCTGCCCGCCATCGCCACGCACGATGAAACGTTGATCCGCCACATCCTCCAATTCATCGAAAAGGAAAAGATCGCGCCCGAAACTTTCTATTTTGAGTTGTTGTACGGGGTGCGGCGGGATTTGCAGAAGCACCTGCTCGATCAGGGCTACCAGGTGCGCATCTACGTGCCCTATGGCAGTGCGTGGTTGCCGTATACTTTGCGGCGGCTGGCGGAGCGGAAGGAAAACATCCTGTTCGTCATCAAAAGCCTGGTGCAGGAAACGCTGGGTTTGGGCAAGCTGGGAAAATAG
- the lipA gene encoding lipoyl synthase, with protein MILSIPLPGIKNDPEPVEKIYSMRLPEWLKTPLPKNPSFFHLKSLVREHGLHTVCESASCPNIGKCWDRGTLTIMILGNTCTRACRFCDVDTGHMLPPRREEPVEVAQMLSKLNLRYVVITSVDRDDLKDGGSGLWAETIREVRQRCPELKIEALIPDFQGDTTAIQTVCDAAPDVLAHNIETVASLQKTVRPQCRYEWSLDTISVARQAGVIAKSSLMLGMGERRDEVLQTMKDLLHAGCQILTIGQYLRPTRNHLEVVEFIHPDAFAEYKRIGEEMGFDHVESGPLVRSSFEADRQAGALGLV; from the coding sequence ATTATACTATCGATTCCCCTTCCGGGAATCAAAAATGACCCCGAACCTGTTGAAAAAATTTACTCTATGCGTCTTCCGGAGTGGTTGAAAACCCCCCTGCCGAAAAATCCCAGTTTTTTTCATCTCAAATCGCTGGTGAGGGAACACGGCCTGCATACGGTGTGCGAATCGGCGTCCTGCCCCAATATCGGCAAATGCTGGGACCGGGGCACATTGACCATCATGATTCTGGGCAACACCTGCACGCGTGCCTGCCGATTCTGCGATGTCGATACCGGCCACATGCTGCCGCCGCGCCGGGAAGAACCGGTCGAGGTCGCGCAGATGCTTTCCAAGCTGAACCTGCGCTATGTGGTGATCACGTCGGTGGACCGCGACGATCTCAAAGACGGCGGTTCGGGCTTGTGGGCGGAAACCATCCGCGAGGTTCGCCAACGCTGCCCGGAGCTCAAGATCGAAGCGCTGATTCCGGATTTTCAAGGCGACACCACAGCGATTCAGACGGTGTGCGATGCCGCGCCGGATGTGTTGGCGCACAATATCGAAACCGTGGCCTCCTTGCAAAAAACCGTGCGGCCGCAGTGCCGCTATGAGTGGTCGCTGGATACAATTTCCGTGGCCCGCCAGGCCGGGGTGATTGCCAAGAGCAGCCTCATGCTGGGCATGGGCGAACGCCGCGACGAGGTCCTGCAGACGATGAAGGACTTGTTGCACGCGGGCTGTCAGATCCTCACCATCGGCCAGTACCTGAGGCCGACGCGCAACCATCTGGAGGTGGTCGAGTTCATCCATCCCGACGCGTTTGCCGAATACAAACGGATCGGTGAGGAGATGGGATTCGATCACGTGGAGAGCGGGCCGCTGGTGCGCAGTTCTTTCGAAGCCGACCGCCAGGCCGGTGCCCTGGGTCTGGTCTGA
- the lptF gene encoding LPS export ABC transporter permease LptF — protein MKIIHRYIFTEMFKIFLISTLALTTVLFMDKILFITDLVFNRGVTLPEVMQMIFYITPGFLGLTIPIGVLVAAVVVFNQLSADNEYVVMKASGWSFLYLLRPVFFFTILAYIITNLNMFYFLPWGGQQFQKMVYDIVRTRANIDIKPNVFNKDFEGLTVFVNDKESNHELRGIFIAHNADQKDAKIILANEGTIVSDSAHFRIHLQLRDGSIHDANKPGTRYQIIKFQRYDLNLDLPTAGKMRESGLFKHKDKSVSDLWQLIREKKQAGEPASFEEVELSKKFSIPFTCLLFGLIGAPLGIKSSRSGKSGGFVVAVAIILLYYIGLITAQNLGKGGEIPGLLSVWIPNLILFFFTAYVLYKVNKEIPFTLVDRVTDGYLTLLEFIKRLRSGTQKIESRHTP, from the coding sequence ATGAAAATCATCCACCGCTACATTTTCACGGAAATGTTCAAGATTTTCCTCATCAGCACCCTCGCCCTGACCACGGTGCTGTTCATGGACAAGATCTTGTTCATCACCGACCTCGTGTTCAATCGCGGCGTCACCCTGCCGGAAGTGATGCAGATGATTTTTTACATCACCCCCGGGTTTCTCGGACTGACCATTCCCATCGGCGTGCTGGTGGCGGCGGTGGTGGTGTTCAACCAGTTGTCGGCCGACAACGAGTACGTGGTCATGAAGGCTTCGGGCTGGAGTTTCCTGTACCTGTTGCGTCCGGTATTTTTTTTCACCATCCTGGCCTACATCATCACCAACCTGAACATGTTTTATTTTCTGCCGTGGGGGGGGCAGCAGTTTCAGAAAATGGTGTACGACATTGTCCGCACCCGCGCCAACATCGATATCAAGCCCAATGTCTTCAACAAGGATTTTGAGGGCCTGACGGTATTCGTGAACGATAAGGAAAGCAACCACGAACTGCGCGGTATTTTCATCGCCCACAACGCGGATCAGAAAGACGCCAAAATCATCCTGGCGAACGAAGGCACCATCGTTTCCGACTCCGCCCATTTCCGCATCCACTTGCAGCTGCGGGACGGTTCCATTCACGACGCGAACAAGCCCGGAACCCGCTATCAGATCATCAAGTTTCAACGTTACGATCTCAACCTCGACCTGCCGACAGCGGGAAAAATGCGGGAAAGCGGTCTCTTCAAACACAAGGACAAATCGGTATCGGATCTATGGCAGCTCATCCGGGAAAAAAAACAGGCCGGGGAGCCTGCGAGCTTTGAAGAGGTCGAGTTGAGCAAAAAGTTCTCGATACCCTTCACCTGCCTGCTGTTCGGACTGATCGGCGCGCCACTCGGCATCAAGTCCAGCCGCTCCGGCAAATCCGGCGGATTCGTGGTCGCGGTGGCGATCATCCTGCTGTATTACATCGGCCTGATCACGGCGCAGAATCTGGGAAAAGGGGGTGAAATTCCGGGACTCCTTTCCGTCTGGATCCCCAACCTCATTTTATTTTTCTTCACCGCCTATGTATTATATAAAGTGAACAAGGAGATTCCATTTACCCTTGTGGACCGGGTGACCGATGGGTATTTGACCTTGCTGGAATTCATAAAACGATTGCGGTCCGGCACTCAAAAAATCGAATCGCGTCACACGCCCTGA
- a CDS encoding CBS domain-containing protein, with the protein MLTARDIMTDKVITVQKDLTLRDLSGLFLEHRVNGFPVVDEAGTLIGVVTETDLIEQNKNLHIPTVIALFDAVIYLESDEKFEKEVKRFTGTRVDDIYQQDVKTVTPDTEMGEVAAIMANHDIHTLPVVENDSLVGVIGKVDVIRGMSQS; encoded by the coding sequence ATGTTGACCGCACGCGACATCATGACCGACAAGGTGATCACCGTTCAAAAAGACCTGACTCTGCGCGATCTGTCCGGACTGTTTCTCGAACACCGGGTCAACGGGTTTCCCGTGGTGGATGAAGCGGGCACGCTGATCGGCGTGGTCACCGAGACAGACCTCATCGAGCAAAACAAAAATCTGCACATTCCCACCGTCATTGCGTTGTTCGACGCGGTCATTTATCTGGAAAGCGACGAAAAGTTTGAAAAAGAAGTCAAACGCTTTACCGGCACACGAGTGGACGACATTTATCAACAGGATGTCAAAACCGTTACGCCCGATACCGAGATGGGGGAAGTGGCCGCCATCATGGCCAACCACGACATCCACACCCTGCCCGTTGTGGAAAACGATTCGCTGGTGGGCGTGATCGGCAAGGTGGATGTGATCCGCGGCATGAGCCAGTCCTGA
- a CDS encoding Tll0287-like domain-containing protein, translated as MRTRVRILSFIFLIVLALSTVALTQSSAVVLKTPLGISPEKAAYYIHAVIEADRTIYSQYLVDRLKETVNLNATENWKKDKTLPLPAQFLLMSSERVRSKNVGLDFRLMSLWPINKTHEARTENEKKGLQEVIKNPDKPYTWIRKTDNELTYNAVYADKAVAKRCVSCHNNHPKSSKRDFKLNDVMGGILLAFPINQTLDEDNNPTYHVPPEVVTDYIHAILEADRIVYARHVVNRLQKENVIYSSENWWEENTLLLPAQFMLNASDLIRNLRLGLDYRLISLWPINPQNGAADKFERAGLESVASYPLRPYIRTTYVGDQKFFQAVYPDLAVTPSCVECHNAHPGSPKHDFKLYDVMGGIVMSIPLDHD; from the coding sequence ATGCGCACTCGGGTACGAATTCTATCGTTCATCTTCTTGATCGTGCTGGCTCTCTCCACCGTTGCCCTCACCCAATCCTCGGCGGTGGTTCTCAAAACCCCCCTGGGCATCTCACCGGAAAAAGCCGCGTATTACATCCATGCGGTGATCGAAGCCGACCGCACCATTTACTCCCAATACCTGGTTGACCGGCTGAAAGAAACCGTCAACCTCAACGCCACCGAAAACTGGAAGAAGGACAAGACCCTACCTCTGCCGGCGCAGTTTCTTTTGATGTCGTCGGAACGGGTTCGCTCCAAAAACGTGGGGTTGGATTTCCGACTGATGAGTCTCTGGCCTATCAATAAAACCCATGAGGCCAGGACTGAAAACGAGAAAAAGGGATTGCAGGAGGTCATCAAGAACCCTGATAAACCCTATACCTGGATACGCAAGACCGACAACGAACTCACTTACAATGCCGTCTATGCCGACAAAGCCGTGGCCAAACGCTGCGTGAGCTGCCACAACAACCATCCGAAAAGTTCGAAGCGCGATTTCAAACTGAACGACGTGATGGGCGGCATTCTGCTGGCGTTCCCCATCAACCAGACCCTCGACGAAGACAACAATCCGACCTATCACGTGCCGCCTGAAGTGGTGACCGACTACATCCACGCCATTCTGGAAGCGGACCGCATCGTGTACGCACGGCACGTGGTCAATCGCCTGCAAAAAGAAAACGTGATTTATTCGTCGGAAAACTGGTGGGAGGAGAACACGCTGCTGCTGCCCGCGCAGTTCATGCTGAATGCGTCGGACCTGATCCGCAACCTGCGGTTGGGGCTGGACTACCGGTTGATCAGCCTGTGGCCCATCAATCCGCAAAACGGAGCCGCCGACAAATTTGAGCGGGCGGGACTGGAGTCGGTGGCGTCGTATCCGCTACGGCCTTACATCCGCACCACCTACGTCGGCGACCAGAAATTTTTTCAGGCGGTGTACCCGGACCTGGCGGTGACGCCTTCTTGCGTGGAATGCCACAACGCGCACCCCGGAAGTCCCAAACACGATTTCAAACTGTATGACGTGATGGGGGGAATCGTGATGAGCATTCCACTGGATCACGACTGA